A portion of the Segatella copri DSM 18205 genome contains these proteins:
- the dnaK gene encoding molecular chaperone DnaK, whose translation MGKVIGIDLGTTNSCVAVFEGSEPVVIANSEGKRTTPSVVGFVKDGDRKVGDPAKRQAITNPKNTVYSIKRFMGETYAQSQKEAEAMPYSVVNEGGYPRVEIEGRKYTPQEISAMVLQKMKKTAEDYLGQEVTDAVITVPAYFSDSQRQATKEAGQIAGLNVQRIVNEPTAAALAYGVDKANKDMKIAVFDLGGGTFDISILEFGGGVFEVLSTNGDTHLGGDDFDQVIINWLADGFKAEEGVDLRKDPMAMQRLKEAAEKAKIELSSSTSTEINLPYITAVDGMPKHLVKTLTRAQFEQLAHNLIQACLVPCQNAVRDAKLSTSDIDEVILVGGSSRIPAVQTLVKNYFGKEPSKGVNPDEVVAVGAAIQGAILNKEEGVGDIVLLDVTPLTLGIETMGGVMTKLIDANTTIPCKKSEVFSTAADNQTEVTIHVLQGERPMAAQNKSIGQFNLTGIAPARRGVPQIEVTFDIDANGILNVSAKDKATGKEQSIRIEASSGLSEDEINRMKAEAEQNAAADKAEREKIDKMNQADSMIFTTENFLKDNGDKIPADKKPGIEQALQQLKDAHKAGDVAAIDSAMNNLNTVMQAASQQMYQGGQQAGPQGAQGGQQAGPQGAQGGQQAQSGNDGAQDVQDADFEEVK comes from the coding sequence ATGGGAAAAGTAATTGGAATTGACTTGGGTACCACAAACAGTTGTGTTGCCGTTTTCGAAGGTAGCGAACCAGTTGTAATCGCTAACAGTGAAGGTAAGCGTACTACTCCATCAGTAGTAGGTTTCGTTAAGGATGGTGACCGCAAGGTAGGTGATCCTGCTAAGCGTCAGGCCATCACAAACCCTAAGAACACAGTATATTCTATCAAGCGTTTCATGGGTGAGACATACGCTCAGAGCCAGAAAGAGGCTGAGGCAATGCCTTACTCAGTAGTAAACGAGGGTGGTTATCCACGTGTTGAAATCGAGGGTCGCAAATATACTCCACAGGAGATTTCTGCAATGGTTCTCCAGAAAATGAAGAAGACTGCAGAGGATTATCTCGGACAGGAGGTTACAGATGCTGTTATCACAGTTCCTGCTTACTTCTCTGACTCACAGCGTCAGGCTACAAAGGAGGCTGGTCAGATTGCAGGTTTGAACGTTCAGCGTATCGTAAATGAGCCTACAGCCGCAGCTTTGGCTTACGGTGTTGACAAGGCCAACAAGGATATGAAGATTGCCGTATTCGACTTGGGTGGTGGTACATTCGATATCTCTATCCTGGAGTTCGGTGGCGGCGTATTCGAGGTACTTTCTACCAATGGTGATACTCACCTGGGTGGTGATGACTTCGACCAGGTAATCATCAACTGGTTGGCTGATGGCTTCAAGGCAGAGGAAGGCGTGGATCTCCGCAAGGACCCTATGGCTATGCAGCGTTTGAAGGAGGCAGCTGAGAAGGCTAAGATTGAGTTGTCAAGCTCTACATCTACCGAAATCAACTTGCCATACATCACAGCCGTTGACGGTATGCCAAAGCACTTGGTTAAGACTTTGACCCGTGCACAGTTCGAGCAGTTGGCTCACAACCTGATTCAGGCTTGCTTGGTACCTTGCCAGAATGCCGTTCGTGACGCTAAGCTCTCTACATCAGATATCGACGAGGTTATCCTGGTTGGTGGTTCAAGCCGTATCCCAGCCGTTCAGACACTCGTTAAGAACTACTTCGGCAAGGAGCCTTCTAAGGGTGTTAACCCAGATGAAGTTGTTGCAGTAGGTGCAGCTATCCAGGGTGCCATCCTGAACAAGGAAGAGGGTGTTGGTGACATCGTATTGCTCGACGTTACTCCATTGACTCTCGGTATCGAGACTATGGGTGGTGTGATGACTAAGCTCATTGATGCCAATACAACTATCCCTTGCAAGAAGAGCGAGGTATTCTCTACAGCAGCTGATAACCAGACAGAGGTTACCATCCACGTATTGCAGGGTGAGCGCCCAATGGCAGCTCAGAACAAGAGTATAGGTCAGTTCAACCTGACAGGTATCGCTCCAGCTCGCCGTGGTGTTCCTCAGATTGAGGTTACCTTCGATATCGATGCCAACGGTATCTTGAACGTATCAGCTAAGGATAAGGCTACCGGTAAGGAGCAGAGCATCCGCATCGAGGCTTCATCTGGCTTGAGCGAGGACGAGATCAACCGCATGAAGGCTGAGGCAGAGCAGAACGCTGCTGCTGATAAGGCTGAGCGCGAGAAGATTGACAAGATGAACCAGGCTGACAGCATGATCTTCACCACCGAGAACTTCCTGAAGGATAACGGTGATAAGATTCCAGCTGACAAGAAGCCAGGTATCGAGCAGGCTTTGCAGCAGTTGAAGGATGCTCACAAGGCAGGTGATGTTGCAGCTATCGATTCAGCTATGAACAACTTGAATACCGTCATGCAGGCTGCTTCTCAGCAGATGTATCAGGGCGGCCAGCAGGCAGGTCCTCAGGGTGCTCAGGGCGGTCAGCAGGCAGGTCCTCAGGGTGCTCAGGGCGGTCAGCAGGCACAGAGCGGCAATGATGGCGCTCAGGATGTACAAGACGCTGACTTCGAAGAAGTTAAGTAA
- a CDS encoding HAD family hydrolase codes for MAKKRPQVALVYDFDGTLSPGNMQEFGFIQATGKTKDEFWEKNRKFAEGKDANGILTYMYLMLDEAKKNNISLTRESFQKFGKDVELFRGVKQWFSLVNEYGNSIGLDVKHYINSSGLKEMIEGTPIAHEFENIYACSFLYNKDGIAYWPAVAVDYTTKTQFLFKINKGIKQVSDNRRVNQYIPDEKRPIPFPRMIYFGDGETDVPCMKMVKEHGGHSIAVYDNEDKQKTACQLVKEGRVNFMCSANYSKGSVMNIIVKRILDKIKADFEFDRLIELNQKKAWK; via the coding sequence ATGGCAAAGAAGAGACCACAGGTAGCGCTGGTTTATGATTTCGACGGCACACTGTCGCCTGGCAATATGCAGGAGTTTGGATTCATACAGGCTACAGGCAAGACAAAAGACGAGTTCTGGGAGAAAAACAGAAAGTTTGCAGAGGGTAAGGATGCCAATGGCATTTTGACCTATATGTATCTGATGCTCGACGAAGCCAAGAAGAACAATATCTCGCTCACCCGGGAATCTTTTCAGAAATTCGGCAAGGATGTAGAACTGTTCCGCGGCGTAAAACAATGGTTTTCGCTCGTGAATGAATATGGCAACAGCATCGGACTGGACGTAAAGCACTACATCAACTCCTCGGGACTGAAGGAGATGATAGAGGGCACACCTATCGCTCACGAATTTGAGAACATCTACGCCTGCTCCTTTCTCTACAACAAGGATGGTATCGCCTATTGGCCAGCCGTAGCCGTAGACTATACTACCAAGACGCAATTCCTCTTCAAAATCAACAAGGGTATCAAACAGGTGAGCGACAACAGAAGAGTGAACCAGTATATCCCCGACGAAAAGCGCCCTATCCCTTTCCCCCGAATGATATATTTCGGAGATGGAGAAACCGATGTGCCTTGCATGAAGATGGTAAAGGAACATGGCGGCCACTCGATTGCTGTATATGATAACGAGGATAAACAGAAGACTGCCTGCCAGCTTGTCAAGGAGGGACGGGTAAACTTCATGTGCTCTGCCAACTACAGCAAAGGAAGCGTGATGAATATCATCGTAAAGAGAATATTGGATAAAATCAAAGCCGACTTTGAATTCGACCGTCTGATAGAACTGAACCAGAAGAAGGCATGGAAGTGA
- a CDS encoding peptidylprolyl isomerase, with amino-acid sequence MAKVLIKTSEGDIKVRLYDETPQHRDNFLKLAKEGYFDGTLFHRVIKDFMIQGGDPDSKGAPKGKMLGTGGPDYTIPAEFVYPQLFHKRGALSAARLGDEVNPERESSGSQFYIVWGKTYKQNELKQMEKQMGMQMEQNIFNQLAKEHHDEIMNFRRNRDREGLMKLQDELVDETKKRCKEQGYPKFTEEQQKAYTEVGGTPFLDNQYTVFGEVEEGIDIVEKIQNCETLRGDRPKEDVSMQISVIEE; translated from the coding sequence ATGGCTAAAGTATTGATAAAGACATCAGAGGGCGACATCAAGGTGCGCCTCTACGACGAGACACCTCAGCATCGTGACAACTTCTTGAAGTTGGCAAAGGAGGGATATTTCGATGGCACTCTCTTCCATCGTGTCATCAAGGATTTTATGATTCAAGGCGGCGATCCAGACAGCAAAGGCGCTCCTAAAGGCAAGATGCTGGGCACAGGTGGTCCTGACTATACCATCCCTGCCGAGTTCGTTTATCCACAACTTTTCCACAAGCGTGGTGCCTTGAGCGCAGCCCGTTTGGGAGATGAGGTAAACCCGGAGCGAGAGAGCAGCGGTAGCCAGTTCTATATTGTATGGGGAAAGACCTACAAGCAGAATGAACTGAAGCAGATGGAAAAGCAGATGGGCATGCAGATGGAGCAGAACATCTTCAACCAGCTTGCCAAGGAGCATCATGATGAAATTATGAACTTCCGCCGCAACCGCGACCGTGAAGGCCTGATGAAACTCCAGGATGAACTGGTGGATGAAACCAAGAAGCGCTGCAAGGAGCAGGGCTATCCTAAGTTTACTGAAGAGCAGCAGAAGGCTTACACTGAAGTAGGCGGAACACCTTTCCTCGATAACCAATACACCGTTTTCGGTGAAGTGGAGGAAGGAATTGACATCGTAGAAAAGATTCAGAACTGCGAAACATTGCGTGGCGATCGCCCAAAAGAGGATGTTTCTATGCAGATTTCAGTCATCGAGGAATAA
- a CDS encoding DMT family transporter — MKQNNSNLLYHLVAFITVAIWGTTFVSTKVLMLNGLSPAQIFTLRFSIAYMMMLMVNHKRMFADSWKDEFKMAMLGITGGSLYFLSENEAMNYTTTTNTSLIVCSCPLFATLLVRLVYRHSSRINMIQLLGSLLAFVGMIIVVLNGRFVLHLSPVGDALAFTACMSWAVYSLLMKSVSGDYGAAFITRKVFFYGVLTILPYYLIIPGWPSWDVFMKPQVVGNLLFLGCLASMICFLTWNWCISKLGAVKATNWVYFNPITTMIFASLVLDEKITPYFLAGACCILAGMYITDRMTKAE, encoded by the coding sequence ATGAAACAGAATAATAGTAATTTATTATATCATCTTGTGGCTTTTATCACCGTAGCTATCTGGGGAACCACCTTTGTATCTACCAAGGTGCTGATGCTGAACGGACTTTCGCCAGCACAGATCTTTACGCTCCGTTTCAGTATCGCATACATGATGATGCTGATGGTGAATCATAAGCGGATGTTTGCTGATAGCTGGAAAGATGAGTTTAAAATGGCGATGCTGGGCATTACGGGCGGTTCACTCTATTTTCTGAGCGAGAACGAGGCGATGAATTATACCACAACAACCAATACTTCGCTCATCGTTTGCTCCTGTCCGCTCTTTGCTACCTTGCTGGTACGTCTGGTTTATCGCCATTCTTCGCGTATCAACATGATACAGCTGTTGGGCTCTCTGCTTGCTTTTGTAGGTATGATTATCGTGGTGCTGAATGGCAGATTCGTGCTGCATCTGTCGCCTGTAGGCGATGCCTTGGCTTTTACGGCATGTATGAGCTGGGCTGTCTATTCGCTCCTGATGAAATCGGTATCGGGCGATTATGGCGCAGCTTTTATTACCCGCAAGGTATTCTTTTATGGTGTGCTTACCATCTTGCCTTATTATCTTATCATCCCTGGTTGGCCGTCATGGGATGTGTTTATGAAGCCTCAGGTGGTGGGTAATCTCTTGTTCCTGGGCTGTTTGGCATCCATGATATGTTTCCTTACATGGAACTGGTGTATCTCTAAGTTGGGTGCCGTGAAAGCTACCAACTGGGTTTATTTCAATCCTATCACCACAATGATTTTCGCCTCTCTGGTATTAGACGAAAAGATAACTCCTTACTTCCTGGCAGGTGCCTGCTGCATTCTGGCAGGTATGTATATTACGGATAGAATGACGAAGGCGGAATAA
- a CDS encoding glycoside hydrolase family 3 C-terminal domain-containing protein has translation MKQFILSCVLSVAAIAPSQAQQTTRQLPVYLDQTKPVEQRIDDAISRMTLAEKIRIIHAQSKFSSAGVPRLGFPDFWTDDGPHGVRPDVLWDEWEQAGQTNDSCVAFPALTCLAASWNPQMSRIYGEALGEEALYRGKDMILGPGVNIYRTPLNGRNFEYMGEDPFLASIMVVPYIQGLQSKGVSACVKHYCLNNDEEYRHQVNVIVSDRALHEIYLPAFKAAVEKGKTWGIMGAYNLYKNEHNCHNQWTLNKILKGDWKYDGVVVSDWGGAHDLEQSVKNGLDMEFGTWTDGLTMGATNAYDNYYLSMPYMKAIQEGKFTQKELDDKVRRVLRLFYRTTMNPNRPHGFLCSESHYAAARQIAEEGIVLLQNRNNVLPINTQKAKRVLVVGENAIKMMTVGGGSSSLKVQREISPLDGLKTRLGKDGIEVDYARGYVGDVTGNYNGVTTGQNLEDKRSEAELIAEAVEKAKTADYVIMFGGLNKSDFQDCEGHDRKHYELPYHQDKLIEALAKANRNFVYVNISGNAVAMPWKAKVAGIVQGWFIGSESGEALASILTGDANPSGKLPFTWVNSLKETGAHALNTYPGTWRQEGGASTKGNIIDEEYKEGIYVGYRWTDKERIKPTFAFGHGLSYTQFAISNLRSDKIQMKQDGTITFTVNVKNTGKRAGAETVQLYIHDVKASVDRPQKELKGFQKVYLQPGESKDISITINKEALSFYDETSSSWKAEAGKFEALVGNAADNLKLKKAFELF, from the coding sequence ATGAAACAGTTCATTTTATCATGTGTCCTGTCGGTTGCAGCCATCGCTCCATCTCAGGCACAGCAGACTACCAGACAATTGCCAGTCTATCTCGACCAGACCAAGCCGGTAGAGCAGCGCATCGATGATGCCATCTCCCGCATGACGCTGGCAGAGAAGATACGCATCATCCATGCTCAGAGCAAGTTTTCATCAGCCGGTGTACCACGCTTGGGATTTCCTGACTTCTGGACGGATGACGGACCTCACGGAGTGCGTCCTGACGTATTGTGGGATGAGTGGGAACAGGCTGGTCAGACCAACGACTCCTGCGTAGCCTTCCCTGCCCTCACCTGTCTTGCCGCATCATGGAATCCGCAGATGAGCCGCATCTATGGCGAAGCATTGGGCGAAGAAGCCCTGTATCGCGGCAAGGACATGATTCTGGGTCCTGGCGTCAACATCTATCGCACGCCTCTCAACGGCCGCAACTTCGAGTATATGGGCGAAGATCCGTTCCTGGCAAGCATCATGGTAGTGCCGTATATCCAGGGATTGCAGTCTAAGGGCGTATCAGCCTGCGTAAAGCACTATTGCCTGAACAACGATGAGGAATACCGCCACCAGGTCAACGTAATTGTCAGCGACCGTGCTCTCCACGAAATCTATCTCCCTGCCTTCAAGGCGGCTGTTGAGAAGGGTAAGACATGGGGTATCATGGGAGCCTACAACCTATATAAGAATGAGCACAACTGCCACAACCAGTGGACCCTGAACAAGATTCTGAAGGGCGACTGGAAGTATGATGGTGTCGTGGTAAGCGACTGGGGCGGTGCCCACGACCTGGAGCAGTCAGTAAAGAACGGGCTGGATATGGAGTTCGGCACCTGGACAGACGGTCTTACGATGGGCGCTACCAATGCCTACGACAACTATTATCTCTCCATGCCTTACATGAAGGCCATACAGGAAGGCAAGTTCACCCAGAAGGAGCTGGACGATAAGGTGCGCCGCGTATTGCGCCTCTTCTATCGCACCACGATGAATCCGAACCGCCCTCATGGTTTCCTCTGTTCCGAGAGCCATTATGCAGCAGCCAGACAGATCGCTGAGGAAGGCATCGTATTGCTCCAGAACAGGAACAATGTGCTCCCTATCAACACCCAGAAGGCTAAGCGCGTACTGGTAGTGGGCGAGAATGCCATCAAGATGATGACCGTGGGCGGAGGCTCTTCTTCGCTCAAGGTACAGCGCGAGATTTCGCCTCTCGATGGACTGAAGACGCGCTTGGGCAAGGACGGCATCGAGGTAGATTATGCCCGCGGATATGTGGGCGATGTAACGGGCAACTACAATGGCGTTACAACCGGCCAGAACCTGGAAGACAAGCGCAGCGAGGCTGAACTGATAGCCGAAGCCGTAGAGAAAGCCAAGACAGCCGACTATGTCATCATGTTTGGCGGTCTGAACAAGAGCGATTTCCAGGACTGCGAGGGCCACGACCGCAAGCATTATGAGTTGCCATACCATCAGGATAAGCTGATCGAGGCTTTGGCTAAGGCAAACAGAAACTTCGTTTATGTCAACATCTCAGGCAATGCGGTAGCTATGCCTTGGAAGGCTAAGGTTGCCGGCATCGTACAGGGCTGGTTCATCGGTTCGGAGAGCGGCGAAGCCCTTGCAAGCATCCTTACAGGCGATGCCAACCCTAGCGGAAAGTTGCCGTTTACATGGGTCAACTCGCTGAAGGAAACAGGTGCTCATGCACTCAATACCTATCCGGGAACCTGGCGTCAGGAAGGTGGAGCCAGCACGAAGGGCAACATCATTGATGAGGAATATAAGGAAGGCATCTATGTAGGTTACCGCTGGACCGATAAGGAGCGCATCAAGCCTACCTTTGCATTCGGTCACGGCTTGAGCTACACCCAGTTTGCCATCTCTAATCTGCGCAGCGACAAGATACAGATGAAGCAGGACGGCACAATCACCTTTACCGTAAACGTAAAGAATACCGGTAAGCGTGCCGGAGCCGAGACGGTTCAGCTCTATATCCACGACGTCAAGGCATCGGTAGACCGCCCTCAGAAGGAGCTGAAGGGATTCCAGAAGGTTTATCTCCAGCCAGGTGAGAGCAAGGATATCAGCATCACCATCAACAAAGAGGCCCTCAGTTTCTACGATGAGACATCTTCATCCTGGAAGGCTGAAGCCGGAAAGTTTGAGGCTCTTGTTGGTAATGCAGCCGATAACCTGAAGCTCAAGAAAGCTTTCGAGCTCTTTTAA